The Sphaerochaeta globosa str. Buddy region TTGTTGCGACCTTCGTCCTATCGAAGGTCCTGTTGTCTGTAACGGGAAAGAGCAAGGTTGCAATCAAGCCGGAGCTGATGGCCACGCAGGCAATGAAGCAAGGCACCCCGGTACTAGGAGGCATTGCCTTCTGTCTGGGGACGCTATGCATCTCGCTTTTTGACCCATTTCTCGGTGAACCTGGTGTTGCATATCCATTGATCGCATTGCTGCTCTTTGGCCTCATCGGTTTGTTGGATGACCGTATGAAGCTTCGATCGGGCAACGGTGACGGCCTTCCAAGTCTTTTCAAGCTGGCCTTGCAGGCCCAAGGCGCGCTCTTGCTTTTGATTCTTCTCGGCAGGGAAGCTTTGATCGACACCCGCCTGGAAATTGGCTCATTCGGCATTGAACTGAGTTTTGCGTATTACATTTTTGCGTGTTTCTATATCCTGTACTTCGTAAATGCAGTGAATATCACCGACGGTTTGGATGCCTTGGCTGCAGGGTCCAGCCTGCCGCTGTTGGTGTTGTTGCTCCTGCTTGGTAATCGAAGCAATGGCATAGCTTCCACTGCTTTACTTGGATCATTGCTGGCTTTTCTTCTTTTCAACAGGAAACCGGCAAAGTACTTCATGGGTGACTGCGGCAGCCATGCATTGGGTGCCTACATTGCTATCAGCGCATTGCTGATGAGATTTGAGGTAGTGGTCTTTCTTGCAAGCGGTCTTTTCTTGGTTGAGCTGGCGACCAGCCTGATTCAGATAATTTCCATCAGACGGTTTGGGCGCAAGGTATTTACCATTGCCCCATTGCATCATGCCTACGAGTTGAAAGGCGTCGCCGAGGGGAGAATCGTGACCTTCTTTACCTTGGCCTCTTGGGCGTTCGCTTTTGTCTCGCTCTTGATAAGCAGGTGATGCCATGGATATACGACGAGAATTTGACGATTGGCAGAAACATGAAGAAGCCTTGGAGACGATGGGCGGAAACTTAAGTGCCTTCACCTTTTTGTGCCTCATTTTGCTGATAACCACCCTGGGGCTGATCATGCTATACAGTGCATCCTACAATGAAGCATTGATTCATGAACTGCCTCACTACTATTTTTTCTCCCGTCAGCTGATATTTGTAGCTCTTGCCCTTGTAGCTTCCGTTGTCATACGCTACATACCTTTGTCCGCCCTCAAGGCATTCTCGTATCCAATCCTTGCCATTTCGATAGTGTTGTTGTTGATGACGCTCTTCACACCGTTCGGTGTTGAGCGCCTCGGTTCCAGGCGGTGGCTCGAAATCGGGCCGCTTCCCTCTCTTCAGCCATCGGAGTTTGCAAAAATTGCCGTTATCCTGTTCTATGCGGCATATAATCAAAAAGACCGCAGCGCTGAGTCCGTTCCCAGGCGTTTCGGGTTGCCTATCGGTGTGAGCCTTGTCATCACCGGTTTGATTTTCGCCCAACGGGATTACTCTTCCGCATTGCTTTTTCTTGCTTTGAGTTTCGCCTTACTGGTATGCAGCGGATTCAAACTCTCACATTTGCTCATATTGCTCGCCTTTCTTGCAACCCCTGCCTTGGTTGCCATGTTCAGCCAGAGCTACCGGGTTAAACGGGTTTTCTCGTTCCTGTTTCCCTCGCTTGACCCTGCCGGCATGAATTACCAAGTATCGACAAGCCTCAAAGCCATCAAGGCGGGTGGGATGTTCGGGGTGGGGTTGGGCAATGGACAATTCAAGCTTGGCTTGCTTCCCGAAGTGCAGAGTGACTTCATTTTTGCTTCAGTGTGCGAAGAAATCGGGTTTGTCGGCAGTGCCTTTATTCTGATTCTTTTTGCCATGATCGCCATCCTTGGGTACAATGCTGCCAGCCGGATGCAAAGTCGTGACCGGTTCCTCAGTATAAGCGCTTTCGGCCTGACCAGCATGATTCTTTTTCAAACCCTGCTCAATATGGCTGTTGTGACGGCTTTGCTGCCGCCTACGGGCATACCCTTGCCATTCTTCAGTCAGGGGGGTACGAACCTTTTCGTGGTACTTTGCAGCTGTGCCTTGCTCTATAGGATTCTTTTGATCAGCAGCGGGAAACTCCCGCTTGCAAAAAGCTCGCTGAAAAGCAAAGAACGCAAAGCCATCCTGTTTCCCGATGAAGGGGGACTTTTATGAGCAAGCTGGATATCAAGGTGAAACTTGCCTTGTTGATCCTCCCCCTTGCCATCCTTCTTTGTGTATTGCTGCTTCGCTCGATACCCGCTTTCAACCTCCGGTCGGTGCAGATCCAGGTACAGGGAGGCAGCAAGGTGGTCCCGGTCGCGGTACAAGAAAAACTCTCAGAGCTGGTGGGAACTTCACTGTTCGCAATCAATCTTGCCAAATACTCGAGAAGCCTCGAAACGATTACCGGTGTTAAAAACGTAAAACTGGTACGAAAACTTCCTTCTTCCTTGTTGGCGAGCCTCACCCTCGTAGACGCTGCAGCCTTGATCAAGGAAGAAGCGTCCGGCAAAGCCTATTTGGTTGACAATCTTCATTTGAAGGTCCTGCACCCAGATGACGTAGTCCCTTGGCAAAGCGTTACAGTCACCATCGAAGTCCCTTCTTCTTATGCACAGATGATGGTAAACTACGGGGTTGATGACTCATTCCATCAGGTCATGGAGTTGGCTAGGTCGCTAGAGGGAAAAACTACCTTGATAACTAAGATAAAATACGATAATAATAGTAGTAACAGCTTTGGAAAGATGGTATTGGAACTCTCGTCCCTGAATGCCCAAATTTGGGTGAGGGAGCCTGTAGGTGCGGCGCATGTAAGTGCCGCTGTTTCACTGGTCCAGCAGGACCAGAAGAATGCACTCTCTTTCCTCAGCTCGCAAGCTAGGCGTTACGACCTCTATCGTGAGGGTTTGGTACGCAGGTGATGAGACCGACCAGAAGGGGGTTGCTGTAATGGCTGGTGAAAAGATGTTGATGGGATTGGATATCGGCTCGAGCCGGACCAGATGCGTAATCGGCTCAGTGAGCCGGGACGGCCAGTTGATGGTCGACAGCATCTGCGAACATCCGAGCGAAGGAGTGCGTGCCGGTTCCATCGTCAATATTGAACAGACTTTGAAGACCATCCAAACGGTGATCAACGAGGCCGAGCTCCAAGCTGGGGCTGAGATGAACGAAGTTATCATCGGCATCGGAGGGGAGAATATCATCGGCATTGCCAGTACCGGTGTTGTCGGTATCAATAGCAAGGACCAGGAGATCAAGCGGGAAGACATTTTCAGGAGCCTGGAAGTGGCACGGGCTTTCGAGCTTCCCCAGGACCGTGAAATTCTCCACACCTTGGTCCAGGATTTCCAAATCGACGGCCAAATGGGCATTAAGGACCCGATTGACATGCTTGGACACCGTTTGGAGAGTCGGGTGCTTATCGTCACCGCCGCCTCCTCCATGTGTCAGAATGAACGAAAATGCATCCAGCGTTCGGGCCTCATAGTCCAACGTCTGGTTCTCCAGAGTCTTGCGGATTCCGAGGTGGTGCTGAGCAGTGAAGAGAAGGAGATGGGGACCATCCTCATCAATATCGGCAGCGGCATCACCAATATGATTGCCTATTCCAACGGAGCTCCCGTGTACACCGGCGGTGTCAACCTTGGAGGAGAGGCTGTTACGAATGATATTGCATACATTCTCAATAAGACCCGTGCTGCAGCCGAGCAGATTAAATGCGAAAGCGGGCACAGTTATGTCCCTTCAGTCTCCAGCGAAGAGATGATCCTCATTCCACAAGTCGGAGGACTTCCTGCCATAAAAATGCCGAAGAAGGAGTTGAGCAAGGTCATTGAGCCACGCATGGCTGAGATTTTCTCACGCCTGCAAAGCGATTTGGAAAAAGCTCAAATCCAAGGTTCATTCGGCGGTGGGGTGGTTTTGGTCGGTGGAGGTGCTCTTTTGAGCGGGGTGACTGAACTTGCAAGTGAGATTTTCCGCCTTCCTGCCAGACTTGGGTTTCCCGAGGCCATCGGCGGGTTGGACCGCAGCTATATCAGTCCGCAATATACAACCGTTTTGGGATTGCTCAAGAGTGAGGCCCGAAAGGTGCGTGAAACGGGAACTTCAACCAAGTCGCGCAAGGAACGAGTGCACCGAAAAGAGGGTGGAGCCGCCTCCAAGCTCCGTGGATTTTTCAGAACATTGTTTTAAGTGAGCCGTAGGGCAAAGGAATATGCTATGGATTTTGGAATGTTTGAAGTAGAGGACATGGTCCAGGACGAACAAGCCACCTCCACGATCATCAAAGTAATCGGGGTGGGTGGCGCTGGCGGGAATGCGGTGAATCGCATGATTGCCAGTGGCTTGAAGAAGGTGCATTTTGTCACCATGAATACCGATATGCAAGCCCTCCAGCGGTCCAATGCCCAAATTCGGATACCCATCGGCAAGGAACTGACAGGGGGTCTGGGAGCCGGTGGTGTTCCCGAGGTTGGAGAGAAGGCCGCCCAAGAGAGTAAAGAGGATATCAGACGCGAGATAGAGAATGCCGACATGGTTTTTATTACCGCCGGCATGGGAGGGGGAACCGGGACGGGTGCCGCTCCGGTGGTCGCCGAGATTGCCAAGAGCTGCAACGCTTTGACCGTGGCTGTGGTTACCACGCCTTTCGCTTTTGAGGGCAAGAAGAAACTCATGCTTGCTCAGGCCGGAATCGAGAAGCTTCGCAAGCAGGTCGACACCTTGATCATCATTCCCAACCAATACCTGCTGAAAGTGGTGGAAAACAATACTCCGATCAAACAGGCTTTCTTGATGGCCGACGAAGTATTGTACATGGGTGTGCAGGGTATTAGTGAACTTATCACCGAACCCGGTGAAATCAATATCGATTTTGCCGACGTTCGTACCGTTATGAAAGGCAAGGGCGATGCCCTGATGGGTATCGGCTTTGGTGAGGGTGCCAATCGGGCTGTGGATGCCGCTCGTCAGGCCATCAGCAATCCCTTGCTGGAGAACGCCAGCATCGAGGGTGCAAAGAGTGTGTTGGTCAACCTTGCAGGAAGTGACAATCTTACCCTGCAGGAATATCAGGATGTCGTCGAACTGGTGACCGAGCGTTGTGCTGATGACGCCCTGATCATCGCCGGCCAAGCGTTCAACCCCGAGCTGGGTGACCGAATCAAGGTTACCGTGGTTGCAACAGGGTTTGAACGCAAGGAAGAGGTTGTTGGAGCCGAACTTGCCGACATGGATATGGTCAAGCGCCGGTATGCTTCGGCAAAGCGGGATGAAGGCAAGAATGAAGGCTCCTCACAGCCGGCAAAGAAGCCTGATGATCAGGCCGATGTCGCCTCCATCCAGGTTAACCGTTGGCAGGATTTGCAGAAACAGCTCGGCAAGGGGCCGAGTACCAATGCAAATGATTACACCATTCCTGCTGTACTTCGCTACTCACGCAACAAAACGGACGAGAACTGATGAACAGTGATTCCTCTGACAGGGTATTGATCGAGGACTATACCGATTATCTTGCAATGCAGCGTCGCCTTTCAGAGGCGACGCAGTCTGTCTATGCACATGAGCTTGCTCTTTTTCTCGCTGCAGGTTCTGACTATGAAACGATTACTGCGAGCTTGATTGAGGCCTATATTGTAATACAGGTGCAAACCCGTCACCTCAGTGAACGCAGTGTTGCCAAGCTTTTATCAGCCTTGCGTTCTTTTTTCTCGTTTTTGCAGATGAGCAAAATCAGGGAGGACAACCCGGTACTGCTTATCCAGCGCGGCAGGCAGAAGCAGAGTCTCCCCCAGGTAGCCTCGGTTGCACAAGTGGATGCTCTCTTGGAAAGCATCGATACCTCGGACCTTCTGGGCTTTCGTGACCGCACGCTTTTCGAGCTTATCTACTCTTGCGGCCTGAGAATCAGCGAAGCGTGTACGCTACAGGTATCCGATTACCAAAAGACCAGCATCCGGGTGGTGGGAAAACGTCATAAGATCCGCATTATTCCGGTAGGGGAAATAGCCCGCATGTGGGTTGATGCCTACCTCAAGGATATCAGGCCCAAGCTTATTGGCATGAGGCTCTCGACAAAAGCCCTGTTTGTAGGACGCAGGGGGCATCAATTGACCAGGCAGGCCATGTACAAACGGTTCATCGCCTATTGCGATGTGGCGGGCCTCGATGCCAAGGTACACACCTTGCGGCACAGCTTCGCCACCCATCTGTTGGAAGGCGGGGCGGACCTCAGAAGCGTACAGGAACTCTTGGGGCATAGTGACATCAAGACGACCCAGATTTACACCCATGTTGACACCAAGCAACTGCAAAAAGCCTACGAGCAATTTCATGCCGGCATCCACGACAAGGAAGACCAATGAACATACTTTTTCTTTTGTGTCCCATCATTGCTTTTGGTTCCTTTGTGGATGCAATTGCAGGTGGAGGCGGCTTGATAACCCTTACCGCGTATGTAGCTGTCGGTCTTCCTCCCCAGACTGCGTTGGGCAACAACAAGTTTGCTTCGGCAAGCGGTACGTTGGTCGCCTCCATACAGTACCTTCGACGTTCCCAGGTTTCCCTTTCCATCGGCTTGGTTGCAACACTTTTCAGCTTCATTGGTTCAGCCATGGGTTCGGCGCTTGCAACCCGCTATGCCGATACCTATCTGAATTACCTTTTGGTATTTCTTGTTCCTGCATTAGCCCTTTTTATGATTTTCAAGCCCGATTTCGGTCAGGCTCAACAGAAAAGTCGACTTTTCCTCTATTCTTTGGCTTCGATCACCGGATTGGTAATCGGCTGCTACGATGGCTTTTTCGGACCGGGAACCGGTATGTTCCTCACCGTCATTTTCACCTCGGTTTTGGGTATGGATTTGTTGAAAGCCTGCGGTACAGCCCGTATTGTCAATCTGGCTTCCAATGTTGCCGCCCTTGCGATGTTCCTCTATCACGGGGTGATAGATTTTTCCATCGCCATCCCCTGTGCAGTCAGTGCGGTGATAGGTGGATACCTTGGGAGCAGACTTGCCCTGAAGGTTGGTGCAAATGTGGTCAAGCCGGTCATGCTCTTTGTCTTGTTGTTGCTTTTGGTGAAGGTCGCTGTTTCCCTGTTCTGAAGCAAACCATCAACAACGCGGCCTTTGTTGTATGAAACTTTCGACGCTTTTATCCATAAGCCAACTTTCTCTCAGCGCTGATGAGAAACTGAATCTTGCCTACAGCAATCCCTCATCTTCAGATTTGGCCAAAGCCGGGGCGATTGCTGGAAAAACACAACGGATGCTTTCGTTCCTTGCACAAGGCCGGACGCGGATTGTCTTTTATGGAATGCCATCCTACCCCAAACAATTCTACCAATTGGAAAACCCTCCTTTCCGGCTCATGTATACGCAGGATTTGCCGACCCAAACCGAGCGGATGCTTTTGGTGTGTGGAACCCGCTATGCTGACGGGCTTGGCAGCCAGAGCTCCTATGAGCTTGCCTTGGAAGCGGGAGCGAATGATACCATTGTGGTGACCAGCAATAGCCGAGGCATTGACCGCTGTGCGCTGTATGCCCTGAAGGACAGCAACAAGAGGGCAGTCGTTGTCTGCGACTGTGGGCTGGCGGTGAATCGTATTACAAACAACGCTTTGCTTTCGGCTTTTTGTCTGATCTCTCCCTATGAGCCCGACGATGAGGCTCTTCGGTTTCGCTGTCTCAGCCGCAATGTTCTTTCTACTGCCTTGGCTGAGGTTACACTCGTAGTGCAGGCACCGCTCAAATCAGGGGCGCTTCACTGTACCACCTGCGCCCTCGATCTCGGAAGGGATGTGTATGTACACAGTCTGGGAACTCGGGGTGGCAGTCTGAATGCAGGTTCACGCAGCCTTGCAGAAATGGGCTGTGAAATTGTTGATGGGTATCAGCAGATTGCTGCTTTGCGAAGCTGGCCTGTCCAGGCAAGGATCCAAGCCGGCTCATTGTACCGTTTTGGGCCCTCATGCTATAGTCTAGACCATGCATGAAGAGAATCTGATCGCAACGTTTCTTACTACGCAGAAAAGTATCCGCAGTCTCAGCGAACATACCCTCTGTGCCTATGAACGGGACTTATTGCAACTGCAGAGCTATTTTACATCACTGCAAGTACCGTTGCTCGAGGCTTCACGCGAGGATGCACGCATGTTTGTGCGATACTTGGTCAAGGATAGCAGCTATGCGCAATCGAGCATCAACCGCAAGATCAGCTGTGCCCGAAGTTTTTATTCTTCCTTGCTGAAAGCAGAAAGAATTGCATCCAATCCCTTCTCCCTCATTGCTGTACACCGCCAGATGGATAGGTTGCCCTCGGTACTCACCGTCGAAGAAGTAACAGCGTTGCTCAGTCTGCCCTATGCTGATTTTCCCTCCACCCGTGATATGACTGTTTTTACCTTGCTCTACGATACAGGGTGTCGTATCAGTGAACTGCTTTCGATCAAGGAAAGTGATATTGAGTGGGAGACGAAAAGAGTCCGTGTCCTGGGAAAGGGGAATAAAAGCCGATATGTTTTTTTCACCGATCACTGCGCCTCTTTGCTTTCCTCCTATCTGAGTCTGAAGCACGAGCGGTTTTCGAATCCTCTTCTCATTTGCTCAAACAAGGGAAAACAGTTGCCGATGAGTACCGTTGGTAGTATGTTTGCTGTGTACAGAAGTAGACTTGGTTGGCAAAAACCGTTCACCCCTCATGTGTTGAGGCACACCTATGCCACCCATCTCCTGGACAATGGGGCTGATATCCGTCTGGTGCAGGAGCTGCTCGGTCATCAGAGTATCTCGACAACGCAGATTTATACCCACGTATCAAAAGAGAGGTTGGCTCACGTATATGCGTATAGCCATCCTCATGGAAGGAAACAGGATGAGTAGTTTTAAAGGAACCACGATCGTAGCAGTCCGAAAGGACGGTCATGTAGCAATAGCCGGCGATGGGCAGGTAACTGCCGGAGATACCATTCTCAAGTCGAACGCACATAAGGTACGCACGCTGTATGATGGCAAAGTCATCACCGGTTTTGCCGGTACCACTGCCGATGCCTTCACGCTCTTCGAGCTGTTTGAAACGAAGCTGAAGCAGTTCAACGGTGATTTGACCCGTTCTGCTGTGGAACTTGCCAAACAATGGAGAGTTGATAAGCAACTGAGACAGCTTGAGGCTATGATGCTGGTCAGCGACGGTAAGCGGATTTTCCTGATCAACGGGGCAGGGGATGTTGTCGATCCTGAACGCGATGCCATCGGCATCGGCAGCGGGGGAAACTATGCGCTCAGTGCGGCCCTGGCGTACCTTGAGGCGAGCCCGACGATGAGTGCGGAGCAGATAGCCCGCAAGAGTGTGGAAATCGCAGCGAAACTGTGCATCTACACCGACGATTCAATCAATGTAGAGGTATTGTAAGAGATGGCATATGCAGCAAGCAAGAAGCTTGACGAGCTCAAGCCTTCCGAAATAGTGAAGGAACTCGATAAGTACATAATCGGTCAGAAGCAGGCAAAACGGACGATTGCCGTTGCGATTCGCAACCGGACCCGCCGCAAACGCCTGCCGCTGGAAATTCGGGATGAGGTTTCTCCAAAGAATATCATCATGATCGGGCCCACCGGGGTGGGAAAAACTGAGATTGCTCGCCGAATAGCGAAGCTTTCCAATGCCCCATTCATCAAGGTTGAGGCGACCAAATATACTGAGGTCGGGTATGTCGGTCGGGATGTGGAATCAATCATCCGTGATTTGATGAGCATTGCTGTACAGCAGGTAAAAGCTGAGCTTGCCGAACGTGAACTGGAAAAGGTCCAGAACCGGGTGGAAGAGCGGTTGTTGGATATTCTGCTGCCTCAGGTAAAGGAAGACCCGTCGGTGGACATCATAGCAGTGGGCAGCAGCTATACCGACAGCCAGAAAGTCACCCGTGAGCGGTTTCGGCAGATGTTGCGCGATGGCAAGTTCGATGAACGCGAGGTTGAGATCAATGTGCAAAGCCGCAAGCGCGTCGGCATCGAGGTGCTTGGACAACCCAATATGGAGGAGCTGCAGGAGGCGATGCAAAGCATCGGTTCCATTTTCGGCAATGGCAAAGCCCACAACCGCAAGCTGACAGTCAAGCGGGCCAGGGAGATTTTCACCGAGGAAGAGACCGACAAGGCTGTTGACACCGACCGAGCCATCGACGAAGCGAAGGAACGGGTCGAACAGATGGGTATTGTATTCATCGATGAGATTGACAAGGTTGCCAAAAGCGGCGGATCGGGCGGTGGCATCGATGTTTCCCGTGAAGGCGTCCAGCGTGATATCCTACCCATCATCGAAGGGACCAGCGTTTCCACCAAATGGGGCGTGATTGACACCACTCACATTCTGTTCATCGCCAGTGGAGCATTCCATGTCTCCAAACCCAGCGACTTGATTCCTGAATTGCAGGGACGCTTTCCGCTGCGCGTAGAATTGGATGACCTGAAAGCTGACGATTTCTATAGGATTCTGACTGAACCGGCCAATGCAATTACGATGCAATATCGCGAATTGCTCAAGACCGAGGGTGTGCAGATAATCTTTGAGGATGAGGCCATCAGGAGAATTAGTGAAATTGCCTATGAGGTGAACTCAAGTCATGATAATATTGGTGCCAGAAGGCTCTTTACCATCATGGAAAAACTCCTTGAGGAATTGAGCTTCAGTGCAGATGAGCTTACCGGACAGACTATCCCCATCACCCGAGCCTACGTGGATGAACGACTCGGCGATGTTATTCAGAATCAGGACCTTTCGAAGTTTATCCTTTAGGAGCGGATTTGGAATTCCTTAGCCTTGAAGCAAGTGATTATGAAAGCGCACTCAGGCAGGCCCGTAGCGAACACGGGAATGCCGTGCGCATTCATACCCGTAAGGATTTTTCCAAAGGTTCTCTGCTGGCAAAACAGAAGCGTTGTGCAATCACCTACTATCTGGTAAAGGAACGAGCACTGACACCGGAACCTGAGCCTGTTGAGGTGAAGGTTTTCAATGCAGAAGCCTACCTTGCCAATTTGCTAACCTCCAACGACATCCCTCTGTCTTTTCATGAGAAAGTATTTGCAGGCAAGATCGAGCATTCCCAAACCGAAATTGAGGTTCAGCTGCTGCAAAGCCTGTTTGAAGGAATACAGTTTGAGGATGAAATTGGATCCAAGTTTGCCATATTCGTGGGTGCTGCCGGTGTAGGAAAGACTACGACCTTGGTCAAGACTGCCTTGTACTTGCGTGCTCAGAAGGGTAAGAAAGTTGCACTCTTGAGCTTCGATACGCAACGGACCGGCTCGGTGGAGCAAATTCGGCAATTTGCGCATGAGTTTGCCCTTCCTTTGTATGAAGCCTCCGATGAGTCTGCTTTGGCAGGCTTGCTTGCTTCCCTTAAGGGATTCGACCATATCCTGGTCGATACCAGTGGGCGTAGTGCAAAAGATGAGGAGCTCAAGGCCTTTCTGGATGGCATGCTTGCCGTACTTCCCTTCCAAGGGTGCAGTACCTACTTGGTGGTGAGTGCTTCCCATAAGGAAAGCGATTTGCTAGCACAACAACAACTCTTTGCAAAACAAAGGGTGAAAGCGATTATCTGTACGAAACTCGATGAAACCAGTGGTATCGGTAATCTCTTGAGCTTTGTACAAAAGTCGGATGTACCGTTGCTCTTCCTTGCCGATGGACAGACCATCCCCCAGGACTTTCATCCTGCCTCAGCAGCCTATCTGATGACCAGGCTTCAAGGTTTCAGCCTGGACCTACTCCAGTTTTTCCCATCCCTTTAGCGAATTGTTGTATTCTTGCCTATCAGCTTGCCTTGACTTATCAAAGCTTGCACGATGTTTGCAATTGCAGGTGCTGCAATATTTGAACCCCAGATAGTGTCGCCTTTTGGATTGCCGGCCCCAACATACACGATGTATTTGGGGTTATCGATGGGGACCAAAGCCAAGGTCGAAGCCAACACGGTTCCATCCTCATAGCTGTTGGTTTGCGGATTGAGGATTTGTGCTGTTCCAGTTTTTACTCCCAAGTCAATTCCTGCAACATGTGCCCGAATTCCTGTACCGCCTTGCTGGGTTGCCTTGAGCATACCGCTACGGATTAGTGCGGTTGTCTCGCTGTCCAACACCTTTTCCAACACGGTACGCTCACGTTCATAGAGAACGCTTCCATCGACCGGTGAAGTCCGTCGGAGAATCAGATTGGGGCGCAATAGCTCACCTGAGGGACATAACGCTGTGGCGGCGGTTGCCAGATGAAGAGCTGAGGAAAGCAGTTCCTGACCGAACGAGATAGTCGCCTGAGACCGACCGGACCATGTGGAAGGGGGAGCTATCTGCGATCGCGCCCGAGAGGGAAGCCCGATATCATAGGACGTGTTGAAGCCC contains the following coding sequences:
- a CDS encoding GTP-binding signal recognition particle SRP54 G- domain — encoded protein: MEFLSLEASDYESALRQARSEHGNAVRIHTRKDFSKGSLLAKQKRCAITYYLVKERALTPEPEPVEVKVFNAEAYLANLLTSNDIPLSFHEKVFAGKIEHSQTEIEVQLLQSLFEGIQFEDEIGSKFAIFVGAAGVGKTTTLVKTALYLRAQKGKKVALLSFDTQRTGSVEQIRQFAHEFALPLYEASDESALAGLLASLKGFDHILVDTSGRSAKDEELKAFLDGMLAVLPFQGCSTYLVVSASHKESDLLAQQQLFAKQRVKAIICTKLDETSGIGNLLSFVQKSDVPLLFLADGQTIPQDFHPASAAYLMTRLQGFSLDLLQFFPSL
- the hslV gene encoding ATP-dependent protease subunit HslV produces the protein MSSFKGTTIVAVRKDGHVAIAGDGQVTAGDTILKSNAHKVRTLYDGKVITGFAGTTADAFTLFELFETKLKQFNGDLTRSAVELAKQWRVDKQLRQLEAMMLVSDGKRIFLINGAGDVVDPERDAIGIGSGGNYALSAALAYLEASPTMSAEQIARKSVEIAAKLCIYTDDSINVEVL
- the hslU gene encoding ATP-dependent protease ATPase subunit HslU → MAYAASKKLDELKPSEIVKELDKYIIGQKQAKRTIAVAIRNRTRRKRLPLEIRDEVSPKNIIMIGPTGVGKTEIARRIAKLSNAPFIKVEATKYTEVGYVGRDVESIIRDLMSIAVQQVKAELAERELEKVQNRVEERLLDILLPQVKEDPSVDIIAVGSSYTDSQKVTRERFRQMLRDGKFDEREVEINVQSRKRVGIEVLGQPNMEELQEAMQSIGSIFGNGKAHNRKLTVKRAREIFTEEETDKAVDTDRAIDEAKERVEQMGIVFIDEIDKVAKSGGSGGGIDVSREGVQRDILPIIEGTSVSTKWGVIDTTHILFIASGAFHVSKPSDLIPELQGRFPLRVELDDLKADDFYRILTEPANAITMQYRELLKTEGVQIIFEDEAIRRISEIAYEVNSSHDNIGARRLFTIMEKLLEELSFSADELTGQTIPITRAYVDERLGDVIQNQDLSKFIL